The Streptomyces sp. ALI-76-A nucleotide sequence GCCGTCAAGGAGCTCGGCGGCGACCCGGCGAAGGTCAACCCGCTCTCCCCGGCCGAGCTGGTCATCGACCACTCCGTCATCGCCGACAAGTTCGGCACGCACGAGGCCTTCGCGCAGAACGTCGAGCTGGAGTACGGCCGCAACCGCGAGCGCTACCAGTTCCTGCGCTGGGGCCAGACCGCCTTCGACGACTTCAAGGTCGTCCCGCCGGGCACCGGCATCGTCCACCAGGTGAACATCGAGCACCTGGCGCGCACGGTCATGATCCGCAACGGCCAGGCCTACCCCGACACCCTCGTCGGCACCGACTCGCACACCACCATGGTCAACGGCCTGGGCGTGCTGGGCTGGGGCGTCGGCGGCATCGAGGCCGAGGCCGCGATGCTCGGCCAGCCCGTCTCGATGCTCATCCCGCGCGTCGTCGGCTTCAAGCTCACCGGTGAGCTGACCCCCGGCACCACCGCCACCGACCTGGTGCTCACGATCACCGAGATGCTGCGCAAGCACGGCGTCGTCGGCAAGTTCGTCGAGTTCTACGGCGAGGGCGTGGCCGCCACCTCCCTCGCCAACCGCGCCACCATCGGCAACATGTCGCCGGAGTTCGGCTCCACCGCCGCGATCTTCCCGATCGACGACGAGACCATCAAGTACCTGAAGCTGACCGGCCGCAGCGAGCAGCAGCTGGCGCTCGTCGAGGCGTACGCCAAGGAACAGGGTCTGTGGCTGGACCCGAAGGCCGAGCCGGACTTCTCCGAGAAGCTGGAGCTCGACCTCTCCACGGTCGTCCCGTCGATCGCCGGCCCGAAGCGCCCGCAGGACCGCATCGTCCTCGCCAACGCCGCCGAGCAGTTCAAGGCCGACGTCCTCAACTACGTCGAAGCCGGCGTCACCGGCGGCGACGACCGCAAGCCGGGCGTCCCCGCGCAGGAGCAGCCGCACGGCGTGCAGTCCCCGGTGGACGAGGCGAGCGCCGAGTCCTTCCCGGCCAGCGACGCCCCGGCCTACGGCAACGACGACAACGGCGCCGGTGCCCCGCAGCACTCCGCCGTCGTCCCCGGCGCCGGCCCGTCCCGCCCGGTCACCGTGACCGCCCCCGACGGCTCGACGTACGAGATCGACCACGGCGCGGTGACGGTCGCGGCCATCACCTCCTGCACCAACACCTCCAACCCGTACGTGATGGTCGCCGCCGCGCTCGTCGCCAAGAAGGCCGTGGAGAAGGGCCTGACCCGCAAGCCGTGGGTCAAGACCACCCTCGCCCCGGGTTCCAAGGTCGTCACCGACTACTTCGACAAGGCGGGCCTGACCCCCTACCTCGACAAGGTCGGCTTCAACCTGGTCGGTTACGGCTGCACCACCTGCATCGGCAACTCCGGCCCGCTGCCGGAGGAGGTCTCCAAGGCCGTCAACGACCACGACCTCGCGGTCACCTCGGTCCTCTCCGGCAACCGGAACTTCGAGGGCCGGATCAACCCCGACGTCAAGATGAACTACCTGGCGTCCCCGCCGCTGGTCGTCGCGTACGCCCTCGCCGGCTCCATGAAGGTGGACATCACCAAGGAAGCCCTGGGCGCCGACCAGGACGGCAACCCGGTCTACCTGAAGGACATCTGGCCCTCCGAGGCCGAGGTCAACGACGTCGTGGCGAACGCCATCGGCGAGGACATGTTCAGCAAGTCCTACGCCGACGTCTTCGCGGGCGACGCCCAGTGGCAGGCGCTGCCGATCCCGACCGGCAACACCTTCGAGTGGGACCCGCAGTCGACGTACGTCCGCAAGCCCCCGTACTTCGAGGGCATGACGATGGAGACCACCCCGGTCTCCGACATCACGGGCGCGCGCGTCCTGGCCAAGCTGGGCGACTCGGTCACCACCGACCACATCTCCCCGGCCGGCGCCATCAAGGCCGACACCCCGGCCGGCAAGTACCTCACCGAGCACGGTGTGGAGCGTCGTGACTTCAACAGCTACGGCTCGCGCCGCGGCAACCACGAGGTCATGATCCGCGGCACGTTCGCCAACATCCGCCTGCGCAACCAGATCGCGCCGGGCACGGAAGGCGGCTACACCCGCGACTTCACCGTCGAGGGCGCCCCGGTCGCCTTCATCTACGACGCCTCCCGCAACTACATCGAGCAGGGCATCCCGCTCGTCGTCCTCGCGGGCAAGGAGTACGGCTCCGGCTCGTCCCGCGACTGGGCCGCCAAGGGCACCGCGCTCCTCGGCGTCAAGGCCGTCATCGCCGAGTCGTACGAGCGCATCCACCGCTCGAACCTCATCGGCATGGGCGTCCTGCCGCTCCAGTTCCCGGAGGGCCAGTCCGCCGAGACCCTCGGCCTCACCGGCGAGGAGACCTTCTCCTTCACCGGTGTCGAGGAGCTGAACAACGGCACCACCCCGCGCACGGTGAAGGTCACCACCGACACGGGCGTGGAGTTCGACGCGGTCGTCCGCATCGACACCCCCGGTGAGGCCGACTACTACCGCAACGGCGGCATCATGCAGTACGTGCTCCGCAGCCTGATCCGCAAGTAAGCGGTACGGCAGGGCAGTCGAGGGCCGCGTTCCCGGTGACGGGGGTGCGGCCCTCCGCCGTGTTCGTCCGAGTCATCGAGCGGGCGGCTCCGGACCGGGCCTCGCCATCGCGGCGGCGGTCACCACGGCCCACAGCGGGCGGATCGACGTGCACAGCGCCCCCGGGACACACGGAGTTCGCGATTCGACCCCGGCGACAGACACAGGCCGCCCGCGGCAGCCGGTCTCGGTACCGGGGCCGGCGGCAGGCGACTTCGCGTCCGGGCGAGGCGGTACGGGAGGTGGGAGCGACCGTCAGGGGCGGGTTCCGGTCCGCCCGGTGGGAGCGCTCCCACCTACCTGTACCGGAAGTTAGCGCCGAGCGGCCCATTTGTAAACGGCCGGCGCACAGCGCGCGGCCGGCCCCGGGCCTCGGGGGACGGCCGGCTACCGCTTTCCCCGCCGGTAGCTCCAGTAGGCGAGCAGGGCGGCGGCGACCAGGACGAATCCGCCGAGGGCCCAGGTCGCCGCCGGATTGTCCTCGAATCCGATACCGATCGTCGCAGTGGACATCTCTCTCCCTGAGTCAGGAGCCAGTGGCCGGCACCTTTGAAAAAACAAACCCCGACCGCGTGCACGGCGTCAGCCGCCGCCGCTGCCGGTCGAAGGCGGCCCGTCCCGGCGCCGGAGCGCGCAGCCGATCAGGACTCACTCCGCGCCATTCAACGACCCACCCCCGGCCCGCTCGCTCAACACCTCTGCTACCCAGTCGAGTTGGCGGCGCACATGTACCGCGTCGCCCCCCTCGTGGCCGTTGTACGGATAGGCGTGGATCTCCCTGCGGGGGTCCGCGCCGGTCAGCTCCCCGTACCGGTTGAAGGCGGCGTACGCCCCGCTCGGCGGGCACACCGTGTCGCGCAGGCCCACCCCGAAGTGGGCCGGGGCCCGCGCGCGCCGGGCGAAGGAGACGCCCTCCAGGTAGGAGAGCGTGCGGTACGCGGCCTGTTCGGCGCCCCGGTGGACGGACAGGTACGCGGTGATCTCGCCGTACGGGGGCGCGTCGGTGAGGTCCAGGGCACGCCGGATCCCGCACAGGAAGGGGGCGGTGACCGCGACCGCCGCGAGGTCCGGGACCAGTCCCGCGACGGCCAGGGCGAGTCCGCCGCCCTGGCTGTTGCCGACGGCGGCGACGCGTTCGGCGTCCACGCCCGGCAGCGCGCGCACGGCGGCCACAGCGCGGACCGCGTCCGTGATCAGGCGTCGGTGGTGGTGGTCCCGCGGGTCGAGCAGGCCACGCACCACGGGGCCCGGACCGCCCGACGCGCCCGCGTGCGGGTCCGGGGTGTCGCCGCCGCAGCCGTACTGGTCGCCCTGCCCCCGGTTGTCCATCAGCAGATGCGCGTACCCGGCGTTCACCCAGGTCAGCCGCTCGTGCGGCAGCCCGCGCCCGCGGCCGTAGCCGGCGTACTCGACGACCGTCGGCAGCGGTTCGGCCGTCCCCGCCGGACGGCTGAACCAGGCCCGCACCGGGTCCCCGGCGAAGCCGCGGAAGGTCGCGTCCCAGGTCCGCGTCAGCCGCAGGCCGGTCACCACCGGCCGCACGGACAGCAACGGGTCGTCCCCGGCGGCCTCCTGGAGTGTGGCGAGCCAGAACGCGTCGAAGTCGGCGGGCTCTTCGAGGTCCGGCCGGTAGTGCTCGAGTTCCTTCGGCGGCAGGTCGAACGCGGGCACGCGGGCACCTCACAGCGTCAACGGGGCGGCTCGGTCCGATCGTTGCGGTCACCGGCCAGAAAGTTCCGATGTCATCGCCCCGATCCCTTCATCTCTTCCACCCTCGCCCAGGCGTGAATCCAGGGCGACGGAGTTGTGTCGCGCCCCGGCATTCCCGTGTGCCGCTCCCATTGACAGCGCTTACTGCTGCCCCTAAGTTGCCGCGAAGTTACCGGTAAGCGCTCGAAAGTTTCGGTTCCGCGTCCCCCCACGGGAGGCCCGAGCATGAGCACCTCCACCACATCGGCCCCACCGCCGGGCACCCAGGACCCGCCGCCGGCCAGAGCCTCACCCCGTCGCCGTCCGCGGACGGCCGCGCGTACCGGCTGGCGGCGGGCGCTGCGCCGGGACTGGCAGCTGTACTCGCTGGCCGTGCTGCCGCTGCTGTTCTTCCTGGTCTTCCGCTACCTGCCGATGGCCGGCAACGTCATCGCCTTCCGGCGCTTCGAGCCCGGCGGTTCGATCTTCGGCGAGCAGTGGGTGGGGCTGCGCTACGTGCGCATGTTCCTCACCGACCCGACCTTCTGGCAGGTGTTCCGCAACACCCTGTGGCTCGGCGGGCTCACCCTGGTCTTCTGCTTCCCGATCCCCATCGTGCTCGCGCTGCTGCTCAACGAGGTGCGCAGGCGCTCCCTGAAGCGGTTCGTGCAGTCGGTGTCGTACCTTCCGCACTTCCTGTCGATCGTGATCGTCGCGGGCATCACCCTGCAGATGCTCGCCACGGACGGCCCCGTCAACCACGTCCTGGGCTGGTTCGGGCACGAGCCGATCCGCTTCATCCAGGAGCCGGAGTGGTTCCGCACGATCTACGTCGGCTCGGAGATCTGGCAGACCGCCGGCTGGGGCACGATCCTCTACCTGACCGCGCTCACCACGATCGACGAGGACCTGTACGAGGCCGCGCGCATCGACGGCGCCAACCGCTGGCAGCAGATCTGGCACGTCACCCTGCCCGGCATCCGCCCCACCATGATCACGCTGCTGATCCTCAACATCGGCACGTTCCTGGCGGTCGGCTTCGAGAAGGTCCTGCTGCTGTACAACCCGCTGACCTACCAGACCGGTGACGTGATCTCCACGTACCTCTACCGGACCGGTGTCGAGTCCAACAGCTTCAGCTACGCCGCCGCGATCGGGCTGTTCGAGGCGGTCATCGGCCTGGTGCTGATCACGACCGCGAACCAGCTGTCGCGCCGCACCGTGGGGACGAGCCTGTGGTGAGCCTGCTGTCGGGGCGCCCCGAGCGCCCGCGTACCTCCGTCGACCAGCCGACCCGCGGCTACCGCGTCTTCCAGGGCGTGAACGGGGTGATCCTGACTCTGGTCGTGCTGGTCACCCTGTACCCCTTCGTCAACATCATCGCCCGCTCGTTCAGCGCCGAGCGCCAGATCCGGGCCGGTGAAGTGACCCTGTGGCCCAAGGGGTTCAACCTCACCACGTACCGGATCGTGCTCGAGGACGCGATGTTCTGGCGGAACTACGGCAACACCGTGCTGTACACGGTGGTCGCCACCGCCGTCGCCATGGTCCTGACGACCTGTTACGCGTACGTCCTGTCGAAGAAGGACCTCAAGGGGCGCGGCGCGCTCGTCGGCATCGCCGTGTTCACCATGTTCTTCACCGGCGGACTGATCCCCCACTACCTCCTGATCACCAACCTGGGCCTGAAGAACAGCGTGTGGGCGATCGCGCTGCCCAACGCGATCAGCGTCTTCAACCTGCTGGTGATGAAGGCCTTCTTCGAGAGCCTGCCGACCGAGCTGGAGGAGGCCGCGCAGATCGACGGCCTGAGCACGTACGGCGTGCTGCTGCGGATCGTGCTGCCGCTGTCCAAGGCGGTCGTCGCGACGATGGTCCTCTTCTACTCGGTGTCCTTCTGGAACTCCTGGTTCGGGGCCTTCCTCTACATGGACCGGACCGAGCTGATGCCGGTCACCGTCTATCTGCGCAACCTCATCTCGGGCGCCACCGGCGGCGGCAACGCGGGCGCCGGCACGGAGCAGCTCAGCCAGGTCGGGGCGAACATCCAGGCGGTCACCATCGTGCTCACCGCGCTGCCGATCCTCTGCGTGTACCCGTTCGTCCAGCGCTACTTCGTCTCGGGCGTGATGCTCGGCGCGGTCAAGGGCTGACCGCCGAGACCGCCGCGAGCCCTCCCTTCGCCTACGGAACAAAGGAGTTCTCCGTGAAGAACGCAGGCCAGACGCACGCGGGCCGCGCCGCCGGGCAGCACGCCGGACGGAACACCGGCCGGCTGTCGCGCCGCCAGATCCTCTCCGCCGCCGGGTTCGCCGGCCTCGCCGCGCTCACCGGCTGCGGCAGCGGTGACGACGGCGGCGACGGCAAGGACCTGTCGAAGAAGCAGAACGGCGCGATGAAGGAGTTCCGGGTCGGCCAGCAGTTCAAGGCCGCCGAGCCGCTGTCCTTCTCGCTCCTGCACAACAACAACCCGGTCTACCCGACGAAGAGCGGCTGGCTGTTCTGGAAGGAGGTCACCCGGCGCACCGGCGTCACCCTGAAGCTCGTCGACGTGCCCCTGGTGGACTACGAGAAGAAGCGCAGCGTGCTGATCGGCGCGGGCGACGCCCCCTTCCTGATCCCCAAGACGTACCACCCCTCGGAGGTCGCCTTCGTGTCCTCCGGCGCGATCCTCCCCGTCAGCGACTACACGCACCTGATGCCCAACTTCCGGGCGAAGGTGAAGAAGTGGAAGCTGGAGCCGGAACTCGACTCCTTCCGCCAGTCCGACGGCAAGTACTACCTGCTGCCGGGCCTGCACGAGAAGGCCAGGTCCGGCTACTCGCTGTCGCTTCGGACGGACGTCCTCGACCGGCTGGGCCTCAGCCTGCCCACCACCTGGGACGAGGTGTACGACGTCCTCGCGGCGCTCAGGGAGGAGTATCCCGACCGCTACCCGCTCTCCGACCGCTGGAGCACCAACACCCCGTACCCGGTGGCCGCCCTGCTCAGCTACCTCGGCCAGGCGCACGGCGTCCGGGCCGGCTGGACGTACGACAACATCAGTTTCGACGCGGACGCCGAGGAGTTCGTGTTCACCGGCGCGTCCGACGGCTACCGCCAGGTGGTCGAGTACCTGAGAAAACTGGTCGCCGACAAGCTGATGGACCCGGAGAGCTTCACCCAGACCGACGACGCGGCGGTGCAGAAGCTGCTGGGCGGGAAGTGCTTCGCGATCAGCGCCAACCCGCAGGAGCTGGTGCAGAACTACCGCTACAACCTGGAGAAGCAGGTCGAGGGAGCGAAGATCGAGATGATCCCGGTCCCGGTCGGACCGGCCGGCCCGGTGGTGCTGGGCGGCGCCCGGCTGGAGAACGGCGTCATGATCTCCAGCGAGGCCCTCAAGAGCGACAGCTTCGTCGCGATGATGCAGTTCGTGGACTGGCTGTGGTACTCGGACGAGGGCCAGAAGCTCTGCAAGTGGGGCGTCGAGGGCGTCACGTACACCCGGCCCGGCGGGCGGTACCGGCTCCGGCCCGGCATCAGCCTGATGGGCTCCGACCCGGACGCCCCCAAGGACCTCCAGAAGGACTACGGCTTCTTCAACGGCGTCTTCACCTACGGCGGCAGCTGGGAGCTGGTGTCCTCCTCGTTCAGCCCCGACGAGCGGAGGTTCCAGGACGCGATGGCCCAGCGGCAGGCGCTGCCCGTCGATCCGGCCCACCCGTTGCAGTCCGTCGAGCAGGAGCAGGCCTCGCTGTGGGACACACCGCTCAGGGACCACGTCACGCAGAACACCCTCAAGTTCGCCCTCGGCAAACGCCCGCTGTCCGAATGGGACGCCTACGTCAGCGAGTTGAAGGCGAAGAACATGGACCGGCTCGTCGACATGCACAACCGGGCCCACGACCGCTTCCAGAAGGAGAACGGGTGATCCGCGTCCCCGCCGAGCCGAGGGGCCGGCTCTCCGGCGCCTGGCGCCACTGCGTCTCCACCGGCCGCCTCGACCTCGCCCTGCGCCGCGACCACCAGGACTCCCTCGCCCTGATCCAGCGCGAGATCGGGTTCCGGCACATCCGGGGGCACCGCCCGCTCAACGACGGCATGGGCGTGTACCGGCCCTACGCGTGGCAGGGCACCCGCCAGGTCCGCCACTCGTTCACCCACGTCGACCAGGTCATCGACGCGTACCAGGAGCTCGTCCTCCGCCCCTCCACCGAACCCGGGGTGACCTCGGTCGAGGACGAGACACCGCCCTGGTGGGACGAGCGCCGGCTCCTCGGCCAGGAGGCCGCGTCATGAGCGCGCCGCAGGCCACCGCGTTCGGCGACGGCCCCCTCTCCCGTGCCGCCGCGCTGATCCACACCCTGGTCACGGTCGAGGCCCTGCTGCTCGCCGCCGCCTCACCGGGCCTGGCCGCCCTGCTGCTCGTCGGGACCGATCCGGCCGACCTCCCGCTGGCCGCCGTGTGCCTGCTGCCCCTCGGCCCGGCCCTGTCCGCCGCCCTCTACGCCCTCCACCACCGCGACCGCGACCTCACCGACCTCCACCCGGCTCGCGCCTACTGGCGCGGCTGGCGCCTCAACGCGCTCCCCGCCCTGAAGCTGTGGACGCCGCTGCTCGCCTGGCTCACCGTGATCGCCTTCACCCTGACCCACTTCCCCGCCACCGGCCTGCCCGCCTGGTGGGCGGCGCTGCTCGCGGGCGTCGGCGCCGGCGCCCTGCTGTGGGGCGCGCACGCGCTGGTGCTCACCTCACTGTTCGCGTTCCGTGCCCGGGACACCGCCCGCCTCGCCGGGTACTTCCTGTTCCGGCACGGCCGCGCCACCCTCGGCGCCGCCTCCGTGTATGTCCTGGCCGCCGCCGGGACCGCCCTGCTGACCGAGGCCCTGCCCGCTCTGCTGGCCGCCCCGCTGCTGCTGTCCCTGCTCCACAGCAGCCGCCCGGTGATCGCCGAGACCCAGGAGGACTTCACCGCATGACCGAGCCGCACACCGGAACCGAGGGCAAGCTCACGCACACCGGAACCGACGGCGGGCTCCCGCCCACCGGAAAGATCGCCTACGGCGGCGACTACAACCCCGAGCAGTGGCCGGAGCCGGTCCGGGACGAGGACCACCGCCTGTTCACCCGGGCCGGCATCGACACCCTCACCGTCGGCGTCTTCGCCTGGTCCCTTACCCAACCCGCCGAGGACACCCACGACTTCACGGTGCTCGACGGTGTCCTGGACCGGGCCGCGGCCGAGGGCCGCCGGGTCTGCCTCGCCACCGGCACCGCCGCCGTCCCGCCCTGGCTCGCGAAGCGGTACCCCGAGGTCAACCGCACCGACTTCGAGGGCCGCCGTCACCGCTACGGCCAGCGCCACCACTTCTGCCCCAGCTCACCGGCCTACCGCCGCCTCGCCACGGACCTGGCGGCACGCCTGGCCGAACGGTACGCGCGGCACCCGGCGCTGCTCGCCTGGCACATCAACAACGAGTACGGCGGCGCCTGTTACTGCGACCTGTGCGCCGAGGCCTTCCGGGACTGGCTGCGGGACCGGTACGCCGGCCTCGACGCCCTCAACGACGCCTGGTGCACCACCTTCTGGTCCCACCGCTACACCGACTTCGGCGAGATCGAGCCGCCGAGCGCTCTCACCGAGCACTGGCGCGGCCCCGACCACACCGCTTTCCAGGGCACGACGCTCGACTACTTCCGCTTCACCACCGACGCCCTGCTCGGCTGCTTCCTCGCCGAGAAGGAGGCGATCCGCGCCCACGACCCGGACACGCCCGTCACCACCAACTTCATGGGCATGTTCCGCCCCCTCGACTACCACCGCTGGGCGCCCCACCTCGACTTCGTCTCCTGGGACAGCTACCCGCCCCTGGACGCCCCGCCCACCTGGCCCGCCCTCGCCCACGACCTGATGCGCGGTCTCAAGGACGGTGCCCCCTTCTGGCTGATGGAACAGACCCCGTCCACCACCGCCTGCCGTGACGTCAACCCGCTCCGGCGTCCCGGCGAACTCCGTCTCGCCACCTTCCAGGCCATCGCCCACGGAGCCGACGCGGCCCTGTACTTCCAGCTGCGCGCCGCACGCGGCGCCTGCGAGAAGTACCACGGGGCGGTCATCGGCCACGCCGGCCGTGACGACACCCGCGTCTTCCGCGAAGTCGCCGGCCTGGGCCGCGAGTTGGAGCTGCTCGGTGACGCGAGCCTCGGCGCCCGCACGCCCGCCCGCACCGCCCTGCTCTTCGACTGGGACAGCTGGTGGGCCCTGGAGATCTCCGACGGCCCCTCCCGCCTCGTCCGCTACCAGGACACCGTCCACACCTACTACCGGGCCGCCCGGGAGGCCGGCGCCGACGTGGACGTCGTCCCGCAGACCGCCGACCTCAGCCCGTACGACGTGGTCCTCGCCCCCGTCCTGCACATGATCAAAGGCGACCTGGCGGACCGCTTGGAAGGGGTGGCGGCGCGGGGCGGCACGGTCCTCGCCACCTTCCTCTCCGGCCGTGTGGACGAGCACGACCGCGCCTTCCTCACCGACGTCCCCGGCCCGCTGGCCCCCCTCATGGGCATCCGCGTCGACGAATGGGACGCCCGCCCGCAGGACGTCGTCCAGCCCGTACGACTGGAGGAGTCGGCCTACCAGGCACGCCTCGTCTTCGAGATCGTGCAGCCGCGCGGCGCCGAACCCGTCGCCACGTACGGAGCCGACTTCTACGCCGGCACCCCGGCCGTGACGCGCCACCGCCACGGCGAGGGCGAGGCCTGGTACGTGGCCACCGCCCTCGACCAGCCAGGCGTCGACGAGGTCGTACGCCGTGTCCTGGCCCGGCACGACCTCCTCGGCCCGTACGCCGGCCGGCCCGGCCTGGAGACCGCCACGCGCGTCACCCCCGACGGCACCCGCCTCTTCTTCCTGCTCAACCACGCCCCCGAGGCGGCCCACCTGACGGTCCACGCCACCGCCACCGACCTGCTGACCGGCAAGCGTGCCGAGCAGGGCGAGCCGCTGACCGTGGACCCGCTCGGCACGGCGATCCTGCGGATCCCGTAGGGGCGCCGCCTCAATGGATGCGCCGCCCCTGTGCGTCGGGCACACCCGACTTGCGGAAGAAGTAGCTGTTGATCTGATCGCGCCACTCACGGGCACCGCGGAGCTGCTCCTCGTACCGCTCCGCGACCCGTGCGTGGCGCGCCGGATCGACGAGGCCGGCGAGCGAGGCCCACACCTCGCGGGCCTCCGCCACCTCCGCCACGCCCTCGAAGTGCGTGTCGTAGATGTGCTGGATCACCGTCTTCCCGCTGTGGAGTACATGGTCGTACGCCATGTGGTGGAAGAACAGCAGCAGCTCGTCCGGGCAGGTGGCCGGCGACTCGTACACCTCGGCCCAGGGCTTGGCGTACTGCGCCGCGTACCCCGTCCCGGTCGCCGCGCTCCGGTCGACACCGACACCGTCCCGGTCGGCGAAGTGGTAGGTGCCCCACGGGCTGTACTCGTAGCCGTCCACGCTCGGCCCGTAGTGGTGCCCCGGCTGCACCATGAACCCGACGCCGAGCGGGGCGGTGTACTTCTCGTACGTCCGCCAGGACCCGTCGAGCACGGCGTGCAGCCCGGCCGTCAGCCGCGCGGGGTCGGCGCTCGCGCCGGGGGTGAAGGTGAGCCGGATCCACTCGTCGAGGACGTCCACCGGATCCGCGTCCGGCCGCCAGGCCAGCCGCCCGAACGTGTACAGGTTGGCCTGCGCGAGAGGATGCCCGGTCCAGAACGGATCGTCGCCGACGTTCGACACCGCCACCAGTCCGCCCGGCGCCGACGCCCCGACCGGCACCCGGCCGTCCGGCCGGAACCGCAGCACCTCGCTCCACATCGGCCCCAGCCAGCACACGTGCCGCTGCTGGCCCGTGTATTCCTGCGTGGCCTGCACCTCCACGGCCAGCCGGGTCCGTTCCATCGCCCCGATCAGCGGCGACACCGGCTCGCGGACCTGGAAGTCCAGCGGTCCGTGCTTCACCTGAAGCACCGCGTTCGGGGCGAACTCCCCGTCCAGCGGCGCGAAGTGGTCGTACGCGGCCCGCGCCCGGTCCGTCGTCCGGTCCCGCCAGTCCTGGCGGTGGTCGTAGACGAAGGCCCGCCAGTGCACGGTCCCGCCGTACGGTTCCAGCGCGGCGGCCAGCAGGTT carries:
- a CDS encoding alpha-glucuronidase, encoding MSLPVPVLPDGVDPAWLPPAAFRAVGTRHTLILGSGPLVETVHGEVTEACARFGGRVDRAPEPGTGTTYDLVLELTGGDGSEAFTHGRESGRTTVTASGPAGLLYGFFHVVRLGEDAFRGERPPEAHRPVLALRMLDHWDNVAVHPVMGQVERGYAGGSLFWAEGRARGDLDRVRAYGRLLAACGINAVAVNNVNVHETEAHLLTHRIGEVAALADVLRPYGIRTHLSVTFAAPVVLGGLPTADPLDEGVRAWWAEATRRVYEEIEDFGGYVVKADSEGRPGPFAYGRSHADGANLLAAALEPYGGTVHWRAFVYDHRQDWRDRTTDRARAAYDHFAPLDGEFAPNAVLQVKHGPLDFQVREPVSPLIGAMERTRLAVEVQATQEYTGQQRHVCWLGPMWSEVLRFRPDGRVPVGASAPGGLVAVSNVGDDPFWTGHPLAQANLYTFGRLAWRPDADPVDVLDEWIRLTFTPGASADPARLTAGLHAVLDGSWRTYEKYTAPLGVGFMVQPGHHYGPSVDGYEYSPWGTYHFADRDGVGVDRSAATGTGYAAQYAKPWAEVYESPATCPDELLLFFHHMAYDHVLHSGKTVIQHIYDTHFEGVAEVAEAREVWASLAGLVDPARHARVAERYEEQLRGAREWRDQINSYFFRKSGVPDAQGRRIH